In Numenius arquata chromosome 3, bNumArq3.hap1.1, whole genome shotgun sequence, one genomic interval encodes:
- the SLC19A1 gene encoding reduced folate transporter, which translates to MSQKDDGTKKPVSETALDQRWKLQVFYLCFYGFMTQIRPGESFITPYLLGADKNFTQAEVTNVITPVLTYSYMAVLVPIFLLTDYLRYKPVLLLQSLSHISIWLLLVLGTSVLAMQLMEFFYGITMAARIAYSSYIFSLVAPSRYQRMASYSRSAVLLGVFTSSVLGQLCVTVGGVPFLTLNYISLGFVSFGLVLTLFLERPRRSLFFNRPEGAGDEAAPAELDKMAGGDTSGRTRGWREAVLCRMLRELGALARQPQLRLWSLWWVFNSAGYYLMLYYVHILWNEIYPTTDNRQVYNGGVDAASTLLGAGASFAAGYVKIRWTLWSELVIGVVTAFQAGLLLLMSTTSNIWLCYITYVLFRGSYQFLVPIAIFQIATSLSKELCALVFGVNTFFATVLKTIITLIVADKRVLGLSVHPQFYVYFGYFTLLAVVYLLAAICVGIQHSRRKQPAELALANELCQLPDEVPVQEKSLEAGAIQA; encoded by the exons ATGTCCCAGAAGGATGATGGCACCAAAAAGCCAGTGTCGGAGACGGCACTGGACCAGCGCTGGAAACTACAAGTCTTCTACCTCTGCTTCTACGGCTTCATGACGCAGATCCGGCCTGGGGAGAGCTTCATCACCCCGTATCTCCTGGGGGCTGACAAGAACTTCACGCAGGCAGAG GTGACCAACGTGATCACGCCAGTGCTGACGTACTCCTACATGGCCGTGCTGGTGCCCATCTTCCTGCTGACGGACTACCTGCGCTACAAGCCGGTGCTGTTGCTGCAGAGCCTCAGCCACATCTCcatctggctgctgctggtgttgggcACCTCTGTCCTGGCCATGCAGCTGATGGAGTTCTTCTACGGCATCACCATGGCCGCCCGCATTGCCTACTCCTCCTACATTTTCTCCCTTGTTGCCCCGTCCCGCTACCAGCGTATGGCCAGCTACTCCCGCTCCGCTGTCCTCCTGGGCGTGTTCACCAGCTCAGTCCTGGGCCAGCTCTGCGTCACCGTGGGTGGCGTCCCCTTCCTTACCCTCAACTACATCTCGTTGGGCTTCGTCAGCTTCGGCCTCGTCCTCACCCTCTTCCTCGAGCGACCCCGGCGCAGCCTCTTCTTCAACCGTCCTGAGGGGGCTGGCGATGAGGCTGCGCCTGCTGAGCTGGACAAGATGGCTGGGGGAGACACGAGTGGGAGGACGCGGGGCTGGCGGGAGGCGGTGCTGTGCCGTATGCTGCGGGAGTTGGGAGCATTAGCCAGGCAACCCCAGCTCCGGCTCTGGTCCTTGTGGTGGGTCTTCAACTCAGCTGGTTACTACCTGATGCTGTACTATGTGCACATCCTCTGGAATGAGATCTACCCCACCACAGACAACCGCCAGGTGTACAACGGAGGAGTGGATGCCGCTTCCACGCTGCTGG GGGCCGGAGCCTCTTTCGCCGCTGGCTATGTGAAGATCCGGTGGACGCTGTGGTCGGAGCTGGTGATTGGGGTGGTGACAGCTTTCCAGGCAGGGCTGCTTCTGCTCATGAGCACCACCAGCAACATCTGGCTGTGCTACATCACCTATGTCCTCTTCCGTGGCTCCTACCAGTTCCTGGTGCCCATCGCCAT TTTCCAGATTGCTACCTCCCTCTCCAAAGAACTCTGCGCACTGGTCTTCGGGGTCAATACCTTCTTTGCCACTGTGCTGAAGACCATCATCACGCTCATCGTAGCCGACAAGAGGGTCTTGGGTTTGTCTGTGCATCCCCAG TTTTATGTGTATTTTGGCTACTTCACGCTGCTGGCAGTGGTCTACCTGCTGGCGGCCATCTGTGTGGGCATCCAGCACAGTCGCCgaaagcagccagcagagctggccCTTGCCAACGAGCTATGCCAGCTGCCTGACGAGGTGCCAGTACAGGAGAAGAGCCTGGAGGCAGGTGCCATACAAGCTTAA